Within Streptomyces sp. SS1-1, the genomic segment CGCGAGGACGGGGATGCCCGCCATCACGGCCTTCTGCGCCAGCTCGAAGCTGGCCCGCCCGGACACCAGCAGGATCGCCCGGGACAGCGGCAGGTCCCCGTTCTGCAGGGCCCGGCCGACGAGCTTGTCGACCGCGTTGTGCCGGCCCACGTCCTCACGGACGTCGAGCAGTTCGCCCTCCTCGGAGAACAGGGCCGCCGCGTGCAGACCCCCGGTCCGGTCGAAGACCCGCTGGGCCGCGCGGAGCCGGTCGGGGAGGCCCGCGAGCAGATCGGGGTCGACGCGGACCGGGGGAGTGTCGGCGATGGGCCAGCGGGCCGTCGTACGGACCGCGTCCAGGCTCGCCTTGCCGCACAGCCCGCAGGACGAGGTGGTGTAGACGTTCCGTTCGAGGGTGATGTCGGGGACGGTCACGTCCGGCGCGGTCTGCACGTCCACCACGTTGTACGTGTTGGACCCGTCCGCGGTCGCGCCCGCGCAGTACACGATGTTCCGCAGGTCCGCCTGCTCGGCGAGGACGCCCTCGCTCACCAGGAACCCGGCGGCCAGCGCGAAGTCGTCGCCGGGGGTGCGCATGGTGATGGCGAGCGGCTTGCCGTTCAGCCGGATCTCCAGCGGCTCCTCCGCGACGAGGGTGTCCGGCCGGGTGGAGACCGCCCCGTCCCTGATCCGGATCACCTTGCGTCGTTCCGTGACTCGTCCCATGTCTCGATCAGTCCCGTCAGTCCCGGTTCTGGACGTGCTGGTAGCCGAAGCGGCCCTTGATGCACAGGTTGCCGTGGGTCACCGGGTTGTCGTACGGCGAGGTGACCTTCACGATCTCATTGTCCTGCACATGGAGCGTGAGGTTGCAGCCCACACCGCAGTACGCGCACACGGTGGTCGTCTCGGTCTGAGCCGACTCGT encodes:
- the fdhD gene encoding formate dehydrogenase accessory sulfurtransferase FdhD, which gives rise to MGRVTERRKVIRIRDGAVSTRPDTLVAEEPLEIRLNGKPLAITMRTPGDDFALAAGFLVSEGVLAEQADLRNIVYCAGATADGSNTYNVVDVQTAPDVTVPDITLERNVYTTSSCGLCGKASLDAVRTTARWPIADTPPVRVDPDLLAGLPDRLRAAQRVFDRTGGLHAAALFSEEGELLDVREDVGRHNAVDKLVGRALQNGDLPLSRAILLVSGRASFELAQKAVMAGIPVLAAVSAPSSLAVDLAAETGLTLVGFLRGSSMNVYAGDHRLALRTAAARG